Proteins from a genomic interval of Candidatus Lernaella stagnicola:
- a CDS encoding endonuclease/exonuclease/phosphatase family protein produces the protein MRKVALLLVVLLALAFMGCPSGDDDDDTSAIDDDDDNDDNDDDNDDDDDNDDDDDNDDDNDDDDDDNDTAGPEALQAMSFNLRTGLSPDGENAWNHRRQMVVDFIASQMPDLMGVQEALIFQLNFVSENVPGYAWVGRSRRVIPDEYSAVFYRTDKFALLDQSTFWLSDTPDVVGSTFSAGQLCPRIVTWAALESLATGRTLFVFNTHFDTYHGDEVHERSAALLADKIAEIAGDEPVVVTGDFNEGVGDVGYQILTGETSYQGSSGNLLDPWVALALPDEGTFHSFTGVPTGTTRIDWVLHSDHLTPTAAEVSHYNQDGRYPSDHFPVFALFTWPE, from the coding sequence ATGCGAAAAGTTGCCTTGTTACTCGTTGTCCTGTTGGCCCTCGCCTTCATGGGATGCCCTTCCGGCGATGACGATGACGACACGTCGGCCATCGATGATGACGACGATAATGACGACAACGACGACGATAATGACGACGACGACGATAATGACGACGACGACGATAACGACGACGATAATGATGACGACGACGACGACAACGACACCGCCGGGCCCGAGGCGCTCCAGGCGATGAGTTTCAACCTACGCACCGGTTTGTCCCCGGACGGCGAAAACGCCTGGAACCACCGCCGGCAAATGGTCGTCGATTTTATCGCCTCGCAGATGCCCGACCTGATGGGCGTGCAAGAAGCGCTGATCTTCCAACTCAACTTCGTTTCGGAAAACGTGCCCGGCTACGCCTGGGTCGGCCGCTCGCGCCGCGTGATTCCCGACGAATACTCAGCCGTGTTTTACCGCACCGACAAATTCGCGCTGCTCGACCAAAGCACCTTCTGGCTCTCGGACACGCCGGACGTGGTCGGCAGCACCTTCAGCGCCGGCCAGTTGTGCCCGCGCATCGTCACCTGGGCTGCGCTGGAAAGCCTCGCCACCGGTCGCACGCTGTTTGTGTTCAACACACACTTCGACACGTACCATGGAGACGAGGTGCACGAGCGTTCGGCGGCGCTGTTGGCTGACAAAATCGCGGAAATCGCCGGCGATGAGCCGGTGGTCGTGACCGGGGATTTCAATGAAGGCGTCGGTGACGTGGGGTATCAAATCCTGACGGGCGAGACATCCTACCAAGGCTCAAGCGGCAACTTGCTCGATCCCTGGGTGGCGCTCGCTTTGCCCGACGAAGGGACGTTCCACAGCTTCACCGGCGTGCCTACCGGCACGACGCGCATCGATTGGGTGCTGCACTCCGACCACTTGACTCCCACGGCGGCGGAGGTCTCGCACTACAACCAAGACGGCCGCTACCCCTCCGACCATTTCCCGGTCTTCGCCCTGTTCACCTGGCCGGAGTGA